One window of the Triticum dicoccoides isolate Atlit2015 ecotype Zavitan chromosome 3B, WEW_v2.0, whole genome shotgun sequence genome contains the following:
- the LOC119275647 gene encoding probable folate-biopterin transporter 4 isoform X2, with protein sequence MPLAPGRGRGDRRPRERAAVRRERDLELPWAKRRRILGDPAAHASAPLAPAHFATIAGARPRPPAPARESPSPASVPRPHAWRRGGRVVPAGAGAEGFAQGRPPAAAGGGGEARVAVGGGWGFSRAARESDTGVQPSVVMFYYQTEVLHLEASFLGTARVIGWFSLMLGTYIYNHYLKHKKLRNILMFAHVGLVIITVLDILLVSRLHIQYGIADKYMVLWGSALADAINQFKMMPFLILSGQLCPPGIEGTLFALFMSINNLSSTLGSFLGAALTSALNISSVQFDNLALGLAVRLMGTLLPIGFLFLIPRDVTGLTS encoded by the exons ATGCCACTAGCCCCCGGTCGCGGTCGCGGGGACCGCCGGCCAAGGGAACGGGCCGCCGTCCGAAGGGAGCGGGATCTGGAGCTCCCCTGGGCAAAGCGGCGTCGGATCCTTGGAGACCCAGCTGCCCACGCCTCCGCGCCGCTCGCGCCGGCGCACTTCGCCACCATTGCCGGTGCGCGCCCCCGACCGCCCGCGCCCGCCCGCGAGTCCCCGTCGCCGGCCAGCGTCCCGCGCCCCCACGCCTGGAGAAGAGGAGGGAGAGTCgtccccgccggcgccggcgccgagggCTTTGCCCAGGGacgccctccggcggcggcgggaggaggaggggaggcgaGGGTGGCTGTCGGCGGCGGCTGGGGTTTCTCCCGAGCCGCCCGCGAGAGCGACACGGGAGTCCAGCCCTCCGTCGTTATGTTCTATTATCAAACGGAGGTTCTACATCTGGAGGCATCCTTCCTAGGGACTGCACGTGTGATTGGGTGGTTCAGTCTAATGCTTGGCACATATATCTACAACCACTACTTAAAGCATAAAAAACTCAGGAATATTCTTAT GTTTGCACATGTTGGCCTTGTGATAATTACTGTATTGGACATTTTACTGGTGTCAAGATTACATATTCAGTATGGAATAGCAGACAAATACATGGTGCTGTGGGGCTCTGCTTTGGCCGATGCAATCAACCAATTCAA GATGATGCCGTTCCTAATCCTCTCAGGACAGCTTTGCCCGCCTGGAATCGAGGGCACACTGTTTGCTCTGTTCATGTCCATTAACAACCTCAGTTCGACATTAGGTTCATTCCTCGGAGCTGCATTGACGTCAGCTTTGAACATCTCATCGGTACAGTTTGACAATCTGGCGCTCGGCCTAGCTGTTCGGCTGATGGGAACTCTCTTACCTATCGGATTTTTGTTTCTGATTCCAAGGGACGTTACGGGACTAACATCATAG